In Microplitis demolitor isolate Queensland-Clemson2020A chromosome 10, iyMicDemo2.1a, whole genome shotgun sequence, the sequence TTTCCTTGAGTAGCATTTATATTTAGAGTACTTGACACTGACagatactaaaataattaacgtgatgctaaatctaaaaaaatcacGATCGTTCGTTATTTTACGCTGGCAACTGACCGCTGTGTTGATCAATTTGTAGAATATctgtcatttttataaaaaaaaaattaccaggcgataaataaaaattgtggAACTAATTACATTGTATTGGGGACATTGCACATCTTTCAAAAGTTTgctttatgattaaaaatatataaataaactgataagaattttttgCATCATTGATACTTTCCTAAGTGACAACAACAAGGTAAGgcataaaaaatctttaatttattttttattatttttttatctatactttatttaatttaataaatatatgtaaatatatatcagtaagtaattaattaaaacatatgTCAAACTCCAAGGATGAATATCAATATGGCAAGAACTGGAGCtacaaaattatcaaaactCCGCGAGCTGATGGCAGCCGTTGAGTTTGAGGGTGCGGTAAAAAAAGGAATTCAAGCCCTGATAGTTGGCTCCGAAGACGCTCATCTGTCGGAGTACATAACAGATCGTGACAAACGTCGGCAGTTCATTTCCGGTTTCCAAGGATCTCTGGGAACAGCAATTATCACTGACAAAGATGCGATGATGTGGACAGATGGACGGTATTACGCCCAAGCACAAGCAGAATTTGATCCACCGGATGCTTGGACGTTGATGAAAGAGGGCACGATTGGTACTCCAACTCAGGACGAATGGCTGGTGTCCAATCTTCCGCCAAACTCGACAGTCGGTGCTGATCCAAACTTGATGAGCTACGCGGTATGGATTCCCCTGCATAATTCCCTGAGTGCTGCTGGACATAATTTGTTGCCACTTGAAGAAAATTTGATCGACAAACTCTGGGGAGATGAACAGCCTCCAGTAATATCTAATCCAATCGTGCCGCAGCTGATAACTTTCACGGGCAAAACGGCTGgggaaaaaataacacaatGTCGAGaggcaatgaaaaaaaaccgAGCTAGTGTTCTTGTAATTACGACTCTGGATGAAGTCGcttacttattaaatttacgaGGCTCGGACATACCTTACAATCCGGTATTTTTTGCGTACGTTATCATTACACTGACagatattcatatatttgttGACAAGACGAGATTGACTGCGGAAGCGGAAAAACAACTGAATGATGAAGGTGTTGAAGCTATTTACCATCCGTATGAGGATGTGAGGTCGTATTTGAAACAGCTTGCACTTagcaatttatttatcacggGTAATGGATCGGAAAATGAGAGAATTTGGATAAATAGTAATGCTAATTATGCTTTGCATACTGAGTGTGGAGATGTGCAGAGACATATTGCGATAACTCCGGTGAGATTGATGCAAGTTATTAAAAACCAAGTTGAAATTGACAACATGAAGGCGGCTCATATTAGGGACTCTGCTGCGCTGGTTAAATATTTCGCTTGGCTTGAAGATAAAGTTAAAAGTAAATGCGATCCTCCGATTACAGAAATAACTGGTGCTGATAAATTAGAACAGATTCGACGgtaagatttaattattacccTCAATAAATTggtcagaaagttggtgtCAATTAGTTGCGATCAGCTCCAGCCTTTGTAACTAATAGCTACAAGTTGTTGTCAACTTTCTATCACTTAATGAGATGCCAACTTTTGccataaattttctcagaaaattgGTAGCCAGCTTTGATATCAGATCTAGTCAGAAAGTTGGTGTCAATTAGTTGTGATCAAGTTGATggcaatttttagtttttgtaactattaactaaaaattgttgacaactttctgagaaatttGAAGGCAACTTTTTCCACCAATTTGGTGACAAGGTGCTGCAGTAAATTGTTGCTAACTTGCTGTCAACTTAGCTACAGGGTGATCATATCAattactgtaaataaatatatttatatattttttaattttactagagaacaaaaaaattttgttggtttGAGTTTTCCAACAATTTCGTCAGTTGGACCTCACGGTGCTGTTATTCATTACTTGCCATCACCAAAAACTGATGTACCAATTACAGACCAAGAGATTTATCTCTGTGACTCGGGTGCGCAGTATTATGATGGAACTACTGATGTGACAAGAACTTTTCATTTCGGAACTCCAACAAGCTTTCAACGAGAAGCTTTTACTCGAGTATTTAAGGGACAGACCGCTGTCGCTACGGCAGTATTTCCTATGATGATCAAGGGAAATTATTTAGACATCCTAGCACGCAAAAGCCTCTGGGATGTTGGGTAAATATATCAACTactctatttttaatttacttgatATTACTTATAAAGGCGTTTTTTTCAGCCTCCACTACTTGCACGGTAGTGGCCATGGAGTAGGTGCTTATCTCAACGTTCATGAATTCCCCACTGCTATTTCCTGGCGCCCTTATCCAGATGATCCTGGTTTACAACCAGGAATCTTTTTATCGAATggtgaggatttttaatttttgtttaacagTACAGTAAAgtggataataattaattggttttttttagaGCCTGGATTTTATGAAGACGGAAGTTTTGGAATTCGTCTTGAAAATGTTCAATTTGTCATCAAAGCTAATACTCCTTACAACCATAGGAATTTAGATTTCTTGACTTTTGAAACAGTTACTTTTGTTCCAATTCAAACTTCTCTTCTTGACATCGATTTGCTTACCGATCAagaggtaaaaatttatctgatatcttgatatttttcatttacccTGATAGCGAGACTTCCTAGTCAGAAAGTTGATGTCAATTGTTGCGATCAAATTGACAACAGCCTCTGTAACTGTTAATAAGTGGTTGCCAATTTCCCAGAAATGGCGGCAATTTACTTCCGCCTGTCGGTCTTTCTGGtaaaattgaaggcaactcATCAACTAATGGGATGTCAACTTGCTCCAACTTTCTCAGCAAATTGACTTCTAATTGTCGTTTGCTTGGCTATCAGGGCAAATTAACGAGTAcggaataacttttttttttattatagattgaatatttgaattctTATCACGCCAAGTGTTTAGAAATACTCCGACCTTTTCTTCAAGGTGAAGATGACATTCAAGCTCGTCAATGGCTTGAAAAAGAAACACTGCCAATATCAAGATAGTATTGATACTATACTTGACATCAATAATCAATTTCATTCGATTATTCGAACCCATTTGTCGAAAAGGATACAAGTGGATGtttattataatcaatatacattatttttttttgaataatatactTTTCTATTCTcatatgaatttcaaattctGTTATCcattttttgcattaaaaaatttaattaacattacagttataaaattaactgattatatacagcaataaaaatacttattaaataatttttatttttttcgtacttTTCAAGATACATTTCTGAATTTCAAGATTTTCTGTTCaagattttttctcttgaatcaagtaaactttttttagcaGCATAAGCCAGAggaaatttctattttaccCCAGAAAATTgaagtctttaaaaaaatttcttgactcaagaatatttactttcagtcgtaattttttttatccgtaTACGAAACTAATACTCAGACATGAGTTCAATTTCCCAAGCGCTCTTTTCCGtgtgatgaaaaatattaccCGTGTTATCGATATACTTAAAGGCGACTATAAACAATCGATAATTTGAATACAATCATAACACTTTACCATTGAAATATTTACGTCGATacttttttatcgagctgataaaattttaaaaaattctctgatTAACACATACATTGACTAAAGCTTCGACTTCTCgctattcaaaatttccaagtttaaattcttatatattatatttatattacaatcTATTGATCAATTCTTCCAGGTAGAATTTAATTCGAGTCATGCGCATAAAATCCAGCCATTACACTGCGTTTTATGAATGAAACGAATGGTCCAGAAAGTGAATGAATTAGCAAAGTGAGATCTGCTTTTCAACATCCATAAgtgaaagtttatataaatatgagtataattaaaacgttgtttatttgtaataaagcattaatattttttttagtcaggaaaagtattttttatagaaaataaataataaattaaaaaaatcttataatatGAGCATGtatatgtaatattttataaaaacacgATAGAGAGTAGACTCTTTGGTGGTAATATAAAGGTATATTATTGAGTAAAAAGCGTGGGCAATATTTCTCCCACTTGTAATCTGTAGAATTCTTAACTGGTCAGTTGGTGAATGAAGGTGCTTGAATGAATGAAAAGATGagaggtaaatatatatagatacatatatatatgcttaCTTTTAGACATGAACTCTGTATTATTTCCATCGGCAATCAAAAAACATTAAGGTAACATTGCGCAAGTGTATGACGCATGTGAtgataacgaataaataaaattgttaagaaTAGGATCCAAGGGTTTGGGGTTGATTGGTGTACGTACCAGAAGCTGCTGACAGGGTAGCGGACGTTTGGACGGTCAAGGGCACAAACGCGGTGACGTCACGCGGCTGCAGTGACGCAACAGTCGCTAGGGGCAACTCAGTAGGGAGTTGATCGCATGGTGACTCCCACCCTGGTGTCTTCCGTCACACACGTGTCGTTTCTCAATGAATTCCACCCCTTGCCTCAAATTTTCTCCTTACCCCTTGCAGCCCTACAAGCTCAACAGCCATGCGCGCAACTTTCAACCCTTAGCTTTATTTTCCCAAGCTACAAGTGTGCATATTTTATCAGCAGTTATTTTTATCTGGGGATTTCATTGATGACCTTCTGATAATTCGTAATCACGAgctctgatattttttatattaaacatttaagGGTTGTTACGTCAGAagtatatttacaattatttatgtcaatatttattataatatatataaataatatcgaGATTAACGGTTTGGGTTGTGGAATGTGGGTGGATAGACTTTCTCTTTctcgtatattaaaaaatatttaaattcagatGACAgatagtatttattaaattagttattgaATTAGAGTTTTACTGATGATCATTCTGGATTGATAAGAATACGATTGGATGATAGATTAATGCACCCGGAATCGGAAATTATCCGAAAATGAGCAAGTAGAAGAGAGAGGAGTAATCGATCAGTTGGACTTGGACGTTAATGCTAATGCTACATCGGCAATAGTATGAACAAGAATATGTCAGAGGTGATGTTAGCAGTGGGTGGAAAGAATAGCCAAGGGGTTGATGCGGTATTATTACTCTATGCATGAAACATGCGAGGATTATACTTACATATGTGTGTTGTAGCACGGGTGAAGCAGCAACAGGTTTAATCGTATCGGGGTGTGGCAGGCTCTTGGCTGGATGACTCGCTGAGTCGTTTGCTCGGTTATAAGCTACAGTCCGAGCTTCACCACAAACTACTCTTTGGTATAGTAGTAAATAAGATCGATGTGACaagaggaaataaaaaaaattgtaccgTGTTCAGGCTTTGATAACCGGATAAAGGTGTCTACCATCACCTTATATTAGAGATTCGCCAATCGCTGCTATCTTTCATGCTTTTTCAATCAGtatcttttcattttatttttaaaatatgtagtATTTGGACAGCGATCATACGTCTGTAAGATCTATCAAGTGTTTGGTGGTCTAACCCAAATTGTCATCACATTGCAGTGTTTTTTTGTACGGCATGACTGGGTTTTCTTTAGAGTTTTGATGGACaaacgaattaaaaatacatatggAAGTtgaggaataaaataataagagaaaagAATATCAGAGTGCATGTTGATGACCGTGGGTGGCGACGGTTGAGCGAGATCACTTGGAAGGAGTGAGAAGTCAATAAATGGTGGAAGGGAGAGACGTGAGGAACGAGTCAGGAGGGGAAATTGTGGTTGGGTGGTAGGAGTAATATAGTGTGTGAGAGATAGTCACAGTCAGTAAGAGCAAGATAGTATAAAAAGGCGCGAGGTGTAGAGGAGGTATCATCTCGGTCCTGAACCTATTTATAGACATGTTCTCACAGCCTCACTCCTGCCCACTTCTTGTACTGTCTCTCTCACAAGTATACCTATGTATATTACGATACAttgttgagaaaaataaatttaaaaagagtATCTTTGGTCTTGATGAAATTTACAGGATGAAAATTAATCAACAATGTAGTTGTTGTAGctgtaattaaatagttacatTTAATGCTCAATCGAaagaataattcattattctcaggtatatatatatgtatgtatatatatatatatatacttttatattatgagcatataaatatattcatatttgaGTGCTCGGCTTGACGCACTTTCTTCAGCTCACAAACGAGTTTTGTAtacagattaaaataaaaataataaaaaataaatacccaGAAAAGACGCTGGTTACGACTACTCTACTATACTCTGGCATTACTTGACTCCTTTTGGGACGCCGATGCATTTGAATTGCGACGACAGTTGAGAAGGTAAAATGggatcaaattaaattaccttCGATTCAATTGCCGTTGACGTTTCATGATAAGAAGTTTTCCAGTGACGagatagataatttaatagacTGAGTAGAGCCAATCAAATCAGAGTTAAATTTACTGAATTTTTACTTGTgttgtgaaaatttaaaaggtaGTACAAGGTatgaacatttaaaatatcaatttgaacataaaaaatttatgagttgCGTAACCGaggatcatttttttgtcaataaaaaaacccTGACTGGTACTAAAACTTATTAACATGTCATAATTTAAGTGAGGAATACAAAATTATAGAGAAagcaagaaattatttttaaaagttatgtctaattttattgatgacgatggattaatatatatatatatatatatatatatatatatatatatatatatatatatatatgtataaagtaTTTGAAGCACAATGGCCTACATTCCAAAtttggtgaaaatttttttccatacgcttgataaattttccaagTTTTAAAGCCATGcgctcttgaaaatttttgatttaacatatttttgatgcaaaatttaaagattttattcaaattcattttattaatcgatGAAATCCGAGCTTAGTTCAAATATGCAGATTTCTTTTTTGGagtattgtaataaaatctttttttcgatacaaaaactttattttttatgatactgaatttagcggtctaataattttttgattttttttcgaactataaattataaaaaaaaaaaatatttgaaaaaattgcacctgtagttttttaaattttctacatgtgtatatttttagttttcgttttttttataattgatttgttgaaaaaaaaattcgaaaattgttgATTGTCTGTCAATTTTaggatcatttatttttatgatactaaagttagctgacgtaatgaaaaaaaaaatatttccaaaaattgcacttatagtcttttaaattctctacatgtgcgtatttttagtttctttttttcttcaaatttaattgttaaaaaacaaattcaaaaatttataattgatgcTAATTTCAGgatcgtttattttttaattgttttgaaaactattttatttatatttttataattattaggaCTGGGCTGTCATGTTTCtgaaagaaattcttttttaaattaaaattattataagaaaattaaaaatttgtaaaaataaatgaatacaatTAGCATCCGGTGCTTAAAAGCCACAAGAAAAAATTCgcttaaaaacatttttattgcaCTTACCTTATGACGTAtgttattatttgataaaatttattgtattggTAATTTAGTACTAACTTAGGAGCTTTGGGTTAaagtaaaacaatttttatgtgAATCAATGTTaacgtgtattttttttttttttttttttttttttgttaataattattgtaatgcGGTGTTCAAATGCTGCATTGAACaacgattaaaaatatatataataagcgagtttgaattttatgtgCGTTGCACTTGAAAAAAGTCACGTGTATACTACacttcacttaaaatttttttttttaaattacttataagcAATAATatgattttgtaaaaaagtAATCTCTGGTATCGGTGAAAGTGAGATAAAAGAtagaatgagaataaaaagcAATAAAGAACGATACATGGTAAATATCGAACAGTTTAATTAGcatatacataaaaatcttTTGCAATCttttgcaattttattttgttttaagatACAAGAAGAAAGTAAATCAGTCGCTACTGCGTTAACTATTAATCAAATATCGTTTgaacactgtaaaaaattattggtgtaaaaattacaccaaatatccttttaaatttacacggggtaattaaaaattttgacactGTCAGGTGCGTAAATGTGtaatttatggaaattttgcgttaaaaaaaatatgtaaatgttcaaaatactattcaaaattaatatagaaattgattaagtatttaaaaattttcaatgatctCCAGGTCATAATATCTAGCTTCATCGAACCCAAGTAAGTCTCAATCCAGCctcactgaataaaaaaagcatttcGAGCCTCAAATGATGTTCAAAAAGCCTCAATGAGCctcaaatgatgctcaaaGATTCTCAATAAGCTTCGATAAGCCTCATCTGAACCTAGTCTcgattatgtaatttaaattcgattagTATTAATTGAGGTTCTTTGATCACCATTTGAGGCTGATTGAGGCTTTTGAACATAATTTGAGGCTCGAAAGGCTTTCTCTACTCAGTGAGGCTGGATTGAGGATTACTTGGGTTCGATGAGGCTAGAAATTATGACCCGGGTCATTTGTTGATCatgaattcaaattataacgagtaacaaaatgatgtcaaaaaaaaattagataacaCCGTGGATTGCAAAAATTAGTGGAGTAAATCGGAAgtggatgactgtttatttatttaattcccttggagtgaaattcactcctaaaaggaatttattttaaaattataactccGAATTGATGTCAATGCAAATTGAgataaaatccgtaattacTACACGTGTCAAGTTCTCGGGTGTCAATTTTaccccaaaatttttacagtaaagGGATGAGTCCTGTACTGcatagg encodes:
- the LOC103571803 gene encoding xaa-Pro aminopeptidase ApepP: MNINMARTGATKLSKLRELMAAVEFEGAVKKGIQALIVGSEDAHLSEYITDRDKRRQFISGFQGSLGTAIITDKDAMMWTDGRYYAQAQAEFDPPDAWTLMKEGTIGTPTQDEWLVSNLPPNSTVGADPNLMSYAVWIPLHNSLSAAGHNLLPLEENLIDKLWGDEQPPVISNPIVPQLITFTGKTAGEKITQCREAMKKNRASVLVITTLDEVAYLLNLRGSDIPYNPVFFAYVIITLTDIHIFVDKTRLTAEAEKQLNDEGVEAIYHPYEDVRSYLKQLALSNLFITGNGSENERIWINSNANYALHTECGDVQRHIAITPVRLMQVIKNQVEIDNMKAAHIRDSAALVKYFAWLEDKVKSKCDPPITEITGADKLEQIRREQKNFVGLSFPTISSVGPHGAVIHYLPSPKTDVPITDQEIYLCDSGAQYYDGTTDVTRTFHFGTPTSFQREAFTRVFKGQTAVATAVFPMMIKGNYLDILARKSLWDVGLHYLHGSGHGVGAYLNVHEFPTAISWRPYPDDPGLQPGIFLSNEPGFYEDGSFGIRLENVQFVIKANTPYNHRNLDFLTFETVTFVPIQTSLLDIDLLTDQEIEYLNSYHAKCLEILRPFLQGEDDIQARQWLEKETLPISR